The segment GTTTAAAGTTTTAGAATCTTTTCCTCACCATTTTGGTGGAACAAACCTGTGAGGCAAAACTCAAACATTATTTTCATAcattaatttaaaattaaatacctCAGCAATTTAGACTTTGAGTATAATGCAATATTAAAATAGGGCCCttaatgaaaaaagtttggacacccctgaaaTAGGATGAATTTaattcaaacattaaaaaataataattgtaaattgTGCTTTTGTCCCCGACTCTCTCAGTGTCTTTCAGAGGAAGTCTTTGGACAGCGCCTCTCCAAAGTTGGGCGCGGCCATGAGAATCGCTATCGTACaaataatgttaaaaacacTGAACCCAACCAGGCAGAGCCGGTCCACCACAGCCGCCGCAAACTGCCACTGCTCCACCAGACTCATCTGTCTGTCCTGCTCCCGGACCCTCTCCACCAGGTACTGCACCTCTCCCAAAAGCGCCCTCAGCTGGTTGTCCACTGCCCCAGAACGGGAGGTAGCTACACTCGTGCTCTGACTCGCCCTcccccctccacctccacccccTGCCTCTAGTCCACCCGCCTCCATAGATGACCCAGCGGGGGGCTCGGGGTCGACAGTCAAAGGCGTTTCATGGGGAGAGTTTAGTTTGTTACGTGTGGGCGTGTCTCCtgtagctcctccccctcctcccactgCTCCTTCACTGTCTCCAGGTCCAAAGCCACAGTGTGGCCTCCCGTGGCTGGTGGTTCTATTCCTCTGCACTGGTTCTATCTCGCTGGCATTCTGAAAAGACTGGAAGCCCATGTAGGGGAGGTGGCCGTTGGGCATGGAGTCGCGGTTGCTGTTGTGGTTTGGGAGGACGACTGGCTGAGTGCTGGGGCGGTGGGCTACAGGCAGGGGGTGGTTCAGTTGGGCCAGACTTGCCTGTAAATAGAGATTTCAAGATTAACTGATCGTGATTATGCATAAAATAATTCATTTGACATCTGTACCTGTAACGAGGTGAGACTCTGAGGCAGCACTGAAGGCACAGGGGTGGGGatggtggttgtggtggtggtggttggagaggCCAGACTTTTACTCTGCACATCCCCAGAGCTGTGGGGCAGAGAGGGGTCAGCGTTCTCCCCCGGACGCTTCATGCGCAAGAACCAGGGAACCCACTGGAGCAGGACCAGGTGCAGCTGCCACACAACATGAACAAGTTACTGAAAAATGATACTTTTGTGCACTATTTCTGCTGCTGTTCTGTTGAATTTGATCTTATAAAGCACTTAGGTCACATGacattgtaaatataaaaatatcgctacagagaaatatagcAATAAATAAgagtattgaaactactttgtaCTACACGATAACAATAAAGGAGGCTAAACCCAgaaaaccattttaaaacagacagtagcattaaaaggcatgagctgCCACAAATAAACTGCAGAATGCAGAATACTAGGCCTGATTATTGGGATAGGCCACCAACTTGTATTCTCTTGCCTTTAGCGCTGCCTGAGCTGTGTGTTCCTCTGTGTCTgagttatttattgcagttctgGTTTATTGTATTTCATTATGACTATTTTATTGAACTGTTGACATATTACATAactatgaatgaataaatgcaaatatgaGAAAACATTGCAGATACAAAACAGAGGAAACTCACCAAGCGCGGCATGGGTCCATTGTTGGGATTGTGGTGGTGGAACTGAAGTACAATGACTGTAGCTACAACAGACATGCCCACGATCACCATGGTGCTGGCGAAGTACTGACCTGAGATAcaaatgaatatatttattacaaaaatttACCAAAATACTGACCTAAATAAGTTCTGGTCTGTGACAACTTAAGatacatatgtatatatttctAATTAGGAGTGGAGATTAAATCAAATAGTGACCTAACTCTTTGCCTGTTTCTGTTTATCCAAAATAACTACTTTACTGTTTCATGAGTACTTACTGTAAGACGGTATCTACTTTTTCTCTTATTCATGAATTCCAAACTATGGCAATGGGGAATTAAACcatataaatattatatcttttaattTGGAATGGAACTCATAAAAACCTTCAAGTCAGAAAATTATTATTCGCCAAAATCCCATGAATTGGCCTCCAGTTCTCTGCATGCATTGTGACGAAACAAAAATGATGAcctaaaattattaaattaaaaacaaatgaaacaaacccTAAAACAACCCTCACTTTAGATAattatgtgtatttgtattcaaACTATAGAAGTGACTTGAATCTGACCTATGAGTGGTACAGAGTCAGACGTGGCCGGCATTATCTCTGCAACCATCAGCATGAAgacagtgagggagaggagaaccGTGATACCTGCAGGAGGACACAAGCTTTTAGTGTTTGAGTTTATAACAAAGAATTTCACCCTGCtttttatgtgcatttttttcatatctggCAACCTTCATATACAGTAACTCCAGTCAATACTGCATTATCTTTAACCCATCTATTTCTAAATGCTTGCTGCGTATTATATACTTaccttatatttatttaaaacctaTTCTGTGTGTAGTTGCTTCATATTTTATTGCTGTTTTTACTAGTGTTTTAAAATGCTGGCTTTATTGCCATTTTGAGTTACTGTGACTCAAGCAGTTCTCCTCATGGATCAATACATTGTATCTAACTAAAATCTTTCCCTTACCCAGGCTAATCTTCTCTCCAGAATTAGCAGGAAGCAGAAACACCACCAGCGtcatggaggagagaaggacgcAGGGGATGAGCAGGTTCAGAGCGTAAAATAAAGTCCTTCTTCTTAAAGTCACCACAAATGTAACATCTGGATAAGGCTCGGCACAGCAGTCATAAAACTGCTCATTTCTATCTCCTGGGACCCCTGAAAACACGCAGAGAAATGCACATTATATTTAATGAAAGAAACGAGAAAGAGCTATCAATCTGTCAATCCTTTCCATGTCTGGGCCGGGTGAGGTTTCCCATGTTGAGTCAAATTAAGCCGCAGGTTCCACTCCTGGTGGTGCCATTCCGTCAATTCCTTTAAGTTTCAGCTTTGCAACCATACTATATTAaatttatt is part of the Periophthalmus magnuspinnatus isolate fPerMag1 chromosome 16, fPerMag1.2.pri, whole genome shotgun sequence genome and harbors:
- the LOC117383965 gene encoding neuronal acetylcholine receptor subunit alpha-7-like, with the protein product MKPVGTLGMLMAATLLQVSVQGPHQRFLLKKLLRDYNPMERPVANDSQTLTVHFSFTLMQVMDVDEKNQILTTNAWLQMQWYDHYLKWNQSDYPGVKNLRFTPDQIWTPDILLYNSAHDKFDATFKTNVLVNSSGFCEYLPPGIFVSTCSVDVRWFPFDIQRCELKFGSWTFDGWLLDIQMKEADVSGYMPNGEWDLIGVPGDRNEQFYDCCAEPYPDVTFVVTLRRRTLFYALNLLIPCVLLSSMTLVVFLLPANSGEKISLGITVLLSLTVFMLMVAEIMPATSDSVPLIGQYFASTMVIVGMSVVATVIVLQFHHHNPNNGPMPRLLHLVLLQWVPWFLRMKRPGENADPSLPHSSGDVQSKSLASPTTTTTTTIPTPVPSVLPQSLTSLQASLAQLNHPLPVAHRPSTQPVVLPNHNSNRDSMPNGHLPYMGFQSFQNASEIEPVQRNRTTSHGRPHCGFGPGDSEGAVGGGGGATGDTPTRNKLNSPHETPLTVDPEPPAGSSMEAGGLEAGGGGGGGRASQSTSVATSRSGAVDNQLRALLGEVQYLVERVREQDRQMSLVEQWQFAAAVVDRLCLVGFSVFNIICTIAILMAAPNFGEALSKDFL